In Euphorbia lathyris chromosome 9, ddEupLath1.1, whole genome shotgun sequence, the following are encoded in one genomic region:
- the LOC136206608 gene encoding transcription factor MYB86-like: MGHRCCSKQKVKRGLWSPEEDEKLLKYITTSGHGSWSSVPKLAGLQRCGKSCRLRWINYLRPDLKRGTFTAQEEQIIIDVHRILGNRWAQIAKHLPGRTDNEVKNFWNSCIKKKLISQGLDPKTHNLIPAHQRTTQNIINNNKLLTNNNLPQSHHQVPFSIITLNSNITTTNSSMEIINSPFLTPPNTQTSSFPIFNSIDQTHNSIFTSFGNTDENFQFPSVFCDNSEVPGAMEVVEGQEQEQEKEGKVNGGSDGNKLGANNQDTIDATSFESCSFGLEFLEPMTFMSSSSSSLCREMVYMDDISWNF; this comes from the exons ATGGGGCACAGATGTTGTAGCAAACAAAAAGTAAAGAGAGGATTATGGTCTCCTGAAGAAGATGAGAAGCTTCTCAAATATATCACCACTTCTGGCCATGGTAGTTGGAGTTCTGTCCCTAAACTTGctg GATTGCAGAGGTGTGGAAAGAGTTGTAGATTAAGATGGATAAACTATTTGAGACCAGATCTTAAGAGAGGCACCTTCACTGCTCAAGAAGAGCAGATAATCATTGATGTTCATAGGATTTTGGGCAACAG ATGGGCTCAAATTGCAAAACATCTACCAGGAAGAACAGATAATGAAGTGAAGAATTTTTGGAATTCATGCATTAAGAAAAAACTCATTTCACAAGGATTAGATCCTAAAACTCACAATTTAATCCCTGCCCACCAAAGAACAACCCAAAACATCATCAATAACAACAAAttattaacaaataataatCTCCCCCAATCTCATCATCAAGTTCCTTTTTCAATTATCACTCTAAATTCAAACATTACAACCACAAATTCATCAATGGAGATCATAAATTCACCATTTCTAACTCCCCCAAACACTCAAACTTCATCATTCCCTATTTTCAATTCTATTGATCAAACCCATAATTCAATTTTTACTAGTTTCGGTAATACCGACGAAAATTTTCAGTTTCCGTCGGTATTCTGTGACAATTCTGAAGTTCCTGGAGCAATGGAGGTTGTGGAAGgtcaagaacaagaacaagaaaAGGAAGGGAAGGTTAATGGTGGAAGTGATGGAAATAAATTAGGGGCTAATAATCAAGATACTATAGATGCGACGTCGTTTGAGAGTTGTAGCTTCGGGCTTGAATTTTTGGAACCGATGACGTTtatgtcttcttcttcttcgtcattGTGTcgggaaatggtttatatggATGATATTTCGTGGAACTTTTAG